In the genome of Moorena sp. SIOASIH, the window TTAACGGAAAGCCAGCAGGTTGATAGAATAGTTCCCCTAAGCCCAACACTGACTCGTCGTAAACCACCCCCATCCCCAAGGTCAGGTCTTCTGTGACTCCTAAGCGATAGGCAATTCCCCCCCGCACGTCTGTAAACTCACCGAAGAAATTCCCATTCTGGCTCGATTCTCGACTCAAGCCAGTGGAAACAACTAAAGCAGAGGCTCCCTTGGTCAATTGACCGGGTAGAGTAGAGAAATTGGCCTCTCGAATTTCCGGTTCGGCAGTAAGCTGTCCATCGGGGTATAGAAAGACGCGATAAGTATTGCTACCGCCTCGTCCAGTTATGACATTTTCAAAGCGGTAAACCCCAGAGGAGTCCACTAGGATTTCATCCACTACCACATCATTAAAACCTTGGGTCAGCTGGACTAACGTACCCGGTTCAGCTTCCCCAGTAATGCTGCGTCCAATGTCATTGGCTTGTAACCGTTGGGTAGGACTAAATCCACCCCTTGATAAGGGTGGGGTAAATCCCCAGCGCTGGATAGTGGTCGCACCCCAATATTGACCTGTCCCTTGATTGCGCCAAAAGGTCGGCTGGGAACCTAGGACATAATCCGCTGCATCGGTTTGGCGAAAATACTGGGCTTCCTGTAACCGAAACGTCCCCGTATCGGTTAAATCTGGTTGGCGAGTCCTCAGAAACCAGCTACCTCCTAATAAGGTGCCGACGGTGGTAAATTCTCCACTATAGTTAGTGGAATTAGACACGGAACTGCTACCACCCCCTCTGCCACTAATATTTACCCGTTGTCTGATCGCGGATATGCTAAAGGCAGGGGCATCAATCTCAGATAATCCTTCCAGTACGACTGGGATTTCTGGAGTTCGCCGGCCTTTGCGCCGTAGATTTAACCAGGGGGGATTAAACGTAATGGCGTATTCAATCATGTCAAACTCCGTCGGGACTCCTAGAAGAGTTTGGATGGTTTTGACGGGAATGACTACTCCTAATTCTGGGTCAGTTGGTAATTCTTCTGGATTGATGCGGGTAACTAAACCAGGCGATCGCACTTCTAATTGACCGTCTTCTAAGGGTTTGACATCTAATTTCAAGCCCTGAATCACATCATCTAAGGGAATCAGCCACGTTTGAAAATTAATTGCCTGGGAACCATCTTCAAATCCCCGCACTAAGGTACTAGGAATCACATTCTGTTTTCCCAGATTGACGCCGACAGGAAGAATAATCAATTGATCACTATCGTTTCGCCTTGGGCTAGAGGTAGTGGCGGCGACTTCCGGTTTTGGTATTTCAGGTGCTAGTGTTTGGGCAACAACGGAAGTTATGGTAATCAAAGAACACAAGAGAGTTGTTACAGCTAGATAAGCTAGTGAAATAATTTTCATCCAACACCTATGAGCTGACTAAATTTTGTAAGGGAAACTACATACAGACTTCCCAATTTGGTCAGATCAAGTAACAGTAACTAAGGGGTTTGATACTTCAGGGTTGTTGCACTAGGAGTACTTACGTAGTAACTCTACCTGTCGATTGGTTTCTTTTGGCACTTTACTACTAGAAAAACGATCACCCCATCACCCCATCACCCCATCACCCCATCACCCCATCACCCCATCACCCCATCACCGGTAATTTTATCCACCGTAATCAAGTTCACTGAATTTTAAACTTCGGTATCTTTCCGGATGTATTCAGTTAATAAATTAGGAAAGAATAGAAGTATAAACAAACAGTTTATTTCCACCAGATAAAGGACATGAGAAACCAATTCGGTAAATCCTTAGTTATTTCCGCCTTGACTGCTTTAGGTGTTGCTGCTGGTGCTACCAGTGCCTTTGCTCAGGTACCTCCTGGTCCTCCTGCTCCTATAGAGCAGGAGTTTGAATTTGAGGGCACAGTAGAGGGAACCTGTTCTTTTGTAGAGGTTCAACCTGGTACTCTAGGACACCCTGATTCCAAAGTATTAGTTGCTAATGAAGTAGAAGGTGATCCTGCTACAGGTTTGATGCTTTGTAATAGTCCAGCAACTATCTCTCTTGGAGACTTGATGGCGACGAATGACCTATCTCAAGACCTTTTAGACACCGCAGAGACCTACAACTATGGCGTCTCTTTTACTGAGATTGACGGTCCAACAACTGGTGAAATCGAATATAGTATGGGAGGACCTGCAGCAGAACCACTAAATTTACCTCCTAGCGAATTCGAAGTTGAAGCTGACATGGAGATCGAGGGACTTTTACCCCTTGAAGGTGGTGATTACGCCTTTAAGTTTACGGTGACAGCTACAGCTAACTAAAGTCAACTATTGGCTGGAAGCCAGCGACGTATCCCGCTTTAAAATTGATGTAAATGCAATTAACCTCTATATTTTTTTGTTGTCTCCGTGGGAATCGGCTTTACCCGATTTATCCTACGGAGATTTTACCAACGGTTGATTGATATAGCAAGTATCATAGCATCAGGTGCAAATTTTCGGTATTTTAGGGAACAGGGAACAGGGAACAGGGAACAGGGAACAGGGAATACAGAAGATTTAATAAGGATGCGGTGCATCAATACAGGGAATAAAAGTAAAATAATACTGTACATTATAACGGCGAAACACGCTATAATTATTCAGCTATATGTGAGCCATCAGCCACCACTAACTAGCAATTAATAAAAATTAATAACTAGATAAATTTTCTATATCTTTGGGAATAATCTGAATGGTAATAGGGGAATAATACGGATATAAAACCGTATTATTCCCCTATTACCATGTCAAAAAAACTGATTAAATCCTTAGTCATTTCTACGATAACTGCCTTGGGCATAGCCGCTAGTGCTATAGGTGCTGGTGCCCAGTTAGCCACATCCGACCAGGAGTTTATGTTTTTTGGAAGAGTGGAGGGAGTCGGTTCATTTGTTAACGTAGAAATCGGAAGTCTAGAAATTTCTGCCAATCGATTGACCTCTACAGTTGAGCAACCCGCTAGAAGTAACCTAATATTTAATTCTAACGTCACCGTCAGTATTGGGGAATTGATTCCCTTGAATGAGCGGTCTCGGAAACTTTTAGACCAAGCAATTCAGGTAGAGTATGGCATCTTAGGTCGTCCTATGGGTGGCAGTCCAGATGGGGAAATTATTGAGATACTTTCAAAAAATGGTCAAGTAGTTGATAATCGAGACCAATCCACAGTAGAAACTAATGAGTCTGTTAACTACGATCTTGTGGCTTCTTTGTCCATTGAATCTTTGACACCACTGGTGGCTGGTGAATATCTCTATAAGTTTAAGATTACTGTCTCTCCTAATTAGTTTGTCATCGTAGCTTGTTTAATTTTGTTATCAAAAGCAGCTTCAAATAATAAACTATAATTACAAGACAATAAGTTATATATTTGAGCTTCTGTTGGATTTTCCGGAAAAATTCCCAAGTTTTCTACTTTTTGGAGTAAATCACTATAAAAAAAATCATAGTCTTGATCGATATCAAAAAATATCATTGTTGTCAATGCTAATAAAACAGTAATTCCATGTTTACCAAAATAATGGTAATGACTAAATCTATATTCAAATTGTCCCGTTTCATCAAAATGATGTTCTGTCGTTTTTTGTAAAACTTGGGTTACCCTTTTATTGATATTGACCTTGAAAATACAATAATTTAGCTCTTGATTAAAAGTTAAAATTTGGTTTTCAAAGACAGCCATTTCATCAAGACAACGGTTAATTAATTCCTGCAACTCATCAATCGCATCTTCTATTGTAGTAAATTTTTCAAGATAGTCTTTGGAGAGAGGATTTCTAATTTCTTGAATATGAAGGTTAATTTCTTGAATTCTTTGCTCAATTTTGTCATCAAGAGCACTTAATTCGTCGTTAAAATATTTAATCACTTCAAACCAAAACTTACTGTCATCCTGAGCATTTTTCTTGAAAATATTATATTCTTTTAATTTGTTTAAAAGTAATTTTTTTTGGCGTTCATATTCTTCTTTTTTAGCATCACGCTGGTCAATTTTAGTTTTAATTGTAGCTTTTTCTTCTTCAATATATTCAAGATTTTTTTTATATTCTGTCTCTAGAGATTCAATATAACTATCTTCTGATTTAATAGAACTTCTTTCTTGCTCAAGATAATCACTTTCTCTATCAAGAGACCGTTTAGATTCATAAGTTAATCTAGCCGAACTACGGTTAATCCTGTCAATATTAGCATTATAATTATCAAGTCTATCTTTCCAACGATCAAGACGAGAGTTGAAATTATGACGACGTGATACAATGTCAAGGTAACGAGAATTATTAGCATCAATACGGGGATTATACTCATCAATAAGTTCCTCAATTTCTTGATTAAGGGATTCAAGTAAAGTATTTAATTTATCTAGTTTTTGAATTATTGCTAAGATACTATCCCAGTCTTCATCTAATTTTTGCTTAACAGATTCTTTTTCTATTTCCCATTCTTCAAATTCTTGATTTCTGAGTTCATAGGCTTGTTTTTGTATAT includes:
- a CDS encoding carboxypeptidase-like regulatory domain-containing protein; translation: MKIISLAYLAVTTLLCSLITITSVVAQTLAPEIPKPEVAATTSSPRRNDSDQLIILPVGVNLGKQNVIPSTLVRGFEDGSQAINFQTWLIPLDDVIQGLKLDVKPLEDGQLEVRSPGLVTRINPEELPTDPELGVVIPVKTIQTLLGVPTEFDMIEYAITFNPPWLNLRRKGRRTPEIPVVLEGLSEIDAPAFSISAIRQRVNISGRGGGSSSVSNSTNYSGEFTTVGTLLGGSWFLRTRQPDLTDTGTFRLQEAQYFRQTDAADYVLGSQPTFWRNQGTGQYWGATTIQRWGFTPPLSRGGFSPTQRLQANDIGRSITGEAEPGTLVQLTQGFNDVVVDEILVDSSGVYRFENVITGRGGSNTYRVFLYPDGQLTAEPEIREANFSTLPGQLTKGASALVVSTGLSRESSQNGNFFGEFTDVRGGIAYRLGVTEDLTLGMGVVYDESVLGLGELFYQPAGFPLKVKVSALLGTEDEGIDYDASINFQPSPKLSFNFNSDSLAQRFRVNWQVFRGLTLRASGNTREEALAAGMSISQTSQNFSLFASADIDTNNNLRWSLRSNLGSLRLSHRGNEITTNSELIYYLSDSSASKGHSLLLGYETRDSNNRDDHLARLAWRYRSPQQSSDGRYLWDLDFGYGFGSRGNGLIASASSAVIPGLVLRLRYQEISTTSDGSTFRIELSPNINVQSGISGADTRFDRLRSRGGLLIQPFFDNNGNGKRDSGEEIYLEEPDLLLLVNNKSITSFRPDIRNNGIFVKLDPDTYRLDFDPAGYPIDWKPEESAYAVEVVPGSYTPVTVPMVLSYTFAGVVTDAAGEAVEGAKVEAVPVDSGKSIFSITNGAGVFYLEGLQQGKYNLLINGESAQPNQIEIKPDSEPFQELNLSILLSP
- a CDS encoding GTPase yields the protein MYSQLKPPSISKIRAKFIIEKLGNYPRNIDNINLFFTGRTGAGKTTLSNRLIGSDYFLSTGHQDCTKEINLIEFPIGLKCFDTPGVCSDELLENYNRVALGINQIEDCPIVEDLTLARYRENCSAPQEENLSISEFVNLQFQPDLIYYLIAPEKLFTRGDRQYLRDLLKFHQNVIYVFNMFVNKQTGMSYFAKEANIQDTATQILKVHHKVLGQHSQPVIIGVNCFTGEGISDLLHQSYIMLKGNKGKLFKELIQYQQQKTPDEYVNQVKQELIRLYAHGACQRATGSDTCDQPLHLLSYSLFDFLVSLPIQSDQDDNSIAEQVNNIVSDVFDNPIFEKKSESLEDKFEYLIRSKEYIFTKRIEYFNQLIKTSIFDIQKQAYELRNQEFEEWEIEKESVKQKLDEDWDSILAIIQKLDKLNTLLESLNQEIEELIDEYNPRIDANNSRYLDIVSRRHNFNSRLDRWKDRLDNYNANIDRINRSSARLTYESKRSLDRESDYLEQERSSIKSEDSYIESLETEYKKNLEYIEEEKATIKTKIDQRDAKKEEYERQKKLLLNKLKEYNIFKKNAQDDSKFWFEVIKYFNDELSALDDKIEQRIQEINLHIQEIRNPLSKDYLEKFTTIEDAIDELQELINRCLDEMAVFENQILTFNQELNYCIFKVNINKRVTQVLQKTTEHHFDETGQFEYRFSHYHYFGKHGITVLLALTTMIFFDIDQDYDFFYSDLLQKVENLGIFPENPTEAQIYNLLSCNYSLLFEAAFDNKIKQATMTN